Proteins from one Syngnathus scovelli strain Florida chromosome 9, RoL_Ssco_1.2, whole genome shotgun sequence genomic window:
- the LOC125975632 gene encoding potassium/sodium hyperpolarization-activated cyclic nucleotide-gated channel 2 isoform X1, with protein MDGVVGGAGTSSSAGGSGGDSLPCRNGGESKRRSKGNLPSPGYRLSQASLEGEKASLGGDAAAPLGGRNRRLSIMSSGLPFRMAGTPPASVPPAHLPPRSVGFVPSRPALASTSSSAGTGVIVVATGLETTTTTACNTTAAGTPETLGPLSGFGLGLDGEDYSQSNQSTFIQRQFGAMLLPGVNKFSLRMFGSHKAVALEQERLKSAGSWIIHPYSDFRFYWDLLMLVLMMGNLIVLPVGITFFRDENTPSWIIFNVVSDTLFMVDLVLNFRTGIIKEDSTEILLDPRAIRHNYLKSWFLVDFVSSIPVDYIFLMVDSLDSEVYRTARALRIVRFTKILSLLRLLRLSRLIRYIHQWEEIFHMTYDLASAMVRIVNLIGMMLLLCHWDGCLQFLVPMLQDFPPDCWVSKNLMVNDTWGVQYSYALFKAMSHMLCIGYGAQAPEGMTDVWLTMLSMIVGATCYAMFIGHATALIQSLDSSRRQYQEKYKQVEQYMSFHKLPADVRQKIHEYYEHRFQGKMFDEENILGELSEPLKEEIVSFNCRSLVANMPLFANADPNFVTAVLTKLRFEVFQPADFIIREGTMGRKMYFIQHGRVSVLTRGNKETKLSDGSYFGGDDQCAPGRKVDTLLFLFVELSCVAPVAEICLLTRGRRTASVRADTYCRLYSLSVDNFNEVLEEHPMMRRAFETVAVDRLDRIGRKNSVLLRKSSQGGSLGGSMGRGGGRGGGGAGAGAGLTAGSLGSCDSILVQQIVKHDSMPAMQDAIAAAAAAGRGGVMGGGGNGAMSPRPRPVIWAPLVHAPLQTAAATSNVAIALMHQQQQHALGGTFFLPSPLISPSPSSSFPLSPPRAPILQPLRPSVSSLIGMMAMSGMGGLSPRAFPASPSSMGPLGGMTSPPVAKTPPTAAAVPVQQGRPLHYNLRLQGDYPSVLAGSLVTPPAGGASTPPVAKMQSAKPVAASSGPSDGSPAATNQQGAKEALLRHSCQGLPALGRLTQEARLLSASQPTLPHRSWAGVQPHPPLHRKASGGNLLAAPFLAGSLARGGSAGMLSSNPAVHPVANLASGPQIQAPLLPSMYVHCGPHGNPLALSTSPPSAMPVSPTPVQTPRPKATLSAPSRSSSPPPCSTPPSAGTAPLPLASTPRTKPVTSPSPRSSSPSPSSTPPPSSVSAPVPLPQTFGRKSSLSSSPPSPAVAMSPASLQGARVKASSTPPAVSPLSGASPAPTPIPSPTVTLVARSHPTPTSHSPTSTPSPVIVPQSPGQTLAPPAAPTSTACLSKSQSPSSCLQPSVFSSARSPPPIQISKAMSSLTSNPALASTGSSAKVRFTVHPVKQTHPVLGSSPAPGLNRPANSSSTKPPSLAATPPGDSAASTLPPQPNAVPTLAPGHPSRLGSPSRTAPSTQTATPANGASPKVAQTEPQLPVARKDSEGLRHKLPANM; from the exons ATGGATGGGGTGGTGGGGGGTGCGGGGACGTCCAGTAGCGCAGGAGGCTCCGGGGGTGACAGCCTCCCCTGTCGTAACGGAGGCGAGTCCAAGAGGCGTAGCAAGGGTAACCTCCCCTCGCCGGGCTACAGGTTGTCCCAGGCATCCCTGGAGGGCGAGAAGGCTTCTTTGGGGGGGGACGCGGCCGCCCCCTTGGGAGGACGCAACCGGCGCCTCTCCATCATGAGTTCCGGCCTCCCCTTCCGCATGGCCGGCACGCCACCCGCCTCGGTGCCCCCGGCTCACCTTCCGCCCCGCTCGGTGGGATTCGTCCCCTCCCGCCCAGCCCTGGCCTCCACCTCCTCGTCGGCGGGCACAGGGGTGATAGTGGTGGCCACCGGCCTAgagaccaccaccaccaccgcctgCAACACCACAGCAGCGGGGACGCCCGAGACGTTGGGACCGTTGAGTGGGTTTGGCCTGGGCCTGGACGGGGAGGACTACAGCCAGTCCAACCAGAGCACCTTCATCCAGAGGCAGTTTGGAGCCATGCTGCTACCCGGCGTCAACAAGTTCAGCCTGCGCATGTTCGGATCGCACAAGGCCGTTGCTCTGGAGCAGGAACGGCTAAAGTCGGCCGGATCCTGGATCATACACCCCTACAGCGACTTCAG GTTCTACTGGGACCTGTTGATGCTGGTTCTAATGATGGGCAACCTGATTGTGCTGCCGGTGGGCATCACCTTCTTTCGGGATGAGAACACCCCCTCGTGGATCATCTTCAACGTGGTGTCTGACACGCTTTTCATGGTGGACCTGGTTCTCAACTTCCGCACGGGCATCATCAAGGAGGACAGCACAGAGATTCTGCTGGACCCTCG GGCCATCCGCCACAACTACCTGAAGAGCTGGTTCCTGGTGGACTTTGTGTCCTCCATCCCCGTGGACTACATCTTCCTGATGGTGGACAGTCTGGACTCAGAGGTGTACCGGACAGCCCGGGCGCTGCGCATCGTGCGCTTCACCAAAATCCTCAGCCTGCTGCGGCTGCTGCGCCTCTCCCGACTCATCCGCTACATCCACCAGTGGGAGGAG ATCTTTCACATGACGTACGACCTGGCCAGCGCCATGGTGAGGATCGTCAATCTGATCGggatgatgctgctgctgtgccACTGGGACGGCTGCCTGCAGTTCCTGGTGCCCATGCTGCAGGACTTCCCGCCGGACTGCTGGGTCTCCAAGAACCTGATGGTG aaCGACACTTGGGGCGTACAGTACTCGTACGCCCTCTTCAAAGCCATGAGCCACATGCTGTGCATCGGCTATGGTGCCCAGGCCCCGGAGGGCATGACCGACGTGTGGCTCACCATGCTGAGCATGATCGTGGGCGCCACCTGCTACGCCATGTTCATCGGCCACGCTACCGCcctcattcagtcgctggactcGTCGCGTCGACAGTACCAGGAGAAG tacaAGCAGGTGGAGCAGTACATGTCCTTCCACAAGCTTCCTGCAGACGTCCGCCAAAAGATTCACGAGTACTACGAGCACCGCTTCCAAGGGAAGATGTTTGACGAGGAGAACATCCTGGGAGAACTGAGTGAGCCCCTTAaagag GAGATTGTGAGCTTCAACTGCCGCAGCCTGGTGGCCAACATGCCGCTGTTTGCCAACGCTGACCCAAACTTTGTGACGGCCGTGCTGACCAAGCTCCGCTTTGAGGTCTTTCAGCCGGCCGACTTCATCATCCGAGAGGGCACGATGGGGAGGAAGATGTACTTCATCCAGCACGGCCGCGTCAGCGTGCTCACCCGCGGCAACAAGGAGACCAAACTCAGCGACGGCTCCTACTTTGGAGGTGACGACCAGTGTGCTCCTGGAAGGAAAGTGGACACACTGCTCTTTCTCTTTGTTGAGTTATCTTGTGTTGCTCCCGTGGCAGAAATCTGCCTGTTGACACGAGGGCGGCGGACGGCCAGCGTGCGCGCCGACACGTATTGCCGTCTGTACTCGCTCAGTGTAGACAACTTCAACGAGGTTCTGGAGGAGCACCCCATGATGCGGCGGGCCTTCGAGACCGTTGCTGTCGACCGATTGGACCGGATAG GCAGGAAGAACTCTGTGCTGCTACGCAAGTCCTCTCAAGGAGGCTCACTCGGGGGCAGCATGGGCCGCGGCGGGGgtcggggaggaggaggtgCGGGAGCGGGCGCCGGGCTGACGGCGGGCAGCCTGGGCTCCTGCGACAGCATTTTGGTGCAGCAAATCGTCAAGCACGACAGCATGCCAGCCATGCAGGACGCCatcgcggcggcggcagcggcgggaaGAGGCGGCGTCATGGGAGGCGGCGGCAACGGCGCCATGTCCCCCAGGCCACGCCCCGTCATCTGGGCACCACTGGTGCACGCCCCGCTGCAGACAGCGGCCGCCACTAGCAACGTGGCCATCGCCCTcatgcaccagcagcagcagcacgcgCTGGGAGGCACGTTCTTCCTGCCTTCCCCTCTGATCTCGCCGTCTCCCTCCTCCTCGTTTCCGCTCTCGCCTCCTCGGGCTCCCATTTTGCAACCCTTGCGCCCCTCCGTTAGCTCCCTCATCGGAATGATGGCCATGAGCGGGATGGGAGGTTTGTCCCCCAGAGCGTTCCCTGCCTCCCCCTCCAGCATGGGCCCACTGGGCGGGATGACTTCCCCGCCGGTGGCCAAAACTCCTCCCACCGCTGCCGCTGTGCCAGTCCAACAAGGAAGGCCTCTTCACTACAACCTGCGCCTCCAGGGCGATTACCCCTCGGTGCTCGCCGGATCCCTGGTCACCCCACCTGCCGGAGGAGCGTCAACGCCACCCGTCGCCAAGATGCAGAGCGCCAAGCCTGTTGCTGCCTCCTCCGGCCCCTCGGACGGCAGCCCCGCTGCGACCAACCAGCAGGGGGCCAAAGAAGCTCTGCTGCGCCACAGTTGTCAAGGCCTGCCCGCCTTGGGCAGACTGACCCAGGAGGCCAGGCTGCTGTCGGCGTCGCAGCCCACGCTGCCTCACCGCTCCTGGGCCGGAGTGCAGCCTCACCCGCCTCTCCATCGCAAGGCCTCCGGAGGCAATTTGCTGGCGGCTCCTTTCCTGGCGGGGTCGCTGGCTCGAGGTGGCAGCGCAGGAATGCTGAGCTCCAACCCTGCGGTGCATCCCGTCGCAAATCTCGCATCCGGTCCGCAGATCCAAGCGCCTCTTCTGCCTAGCATGTACGTGCATTGCGGCCCGCACGGCAATCCTTTGGCTCTCTCCACATCTCCACCATCTGCCATGCCAGTGTCCCCGACGCCGGTGCAGACGCCCCGCCCCAAAGCGACTCTGAGCGCGCCTTCCCGCTCGTCCTCGCCGCCGCCCTGCTCCACTCCTCCCTCGGCAGGAACCGCCCCGCTGCCGCTCGCGTCAACTCCACGGACCAAACCTGTGACCAGCCCTTCTCCCCGCTCTTCATCTCCCTCGCCCTCCTCCACACCTCCTCCTTCGTCTGTTTCCGCTCCGGTTCCACTACCCCAGACATTTGGACGCAAGTCGTCTCTGAGCTCTTCACCGCCATCACCTGCGGTCGCCATGTCCCCGGCATCCCTGCAAGGCGCACGGGTAAAGGCGTCGAGCACACCGCCCGCGGTGTCACCACTGTCTGGCGCCAGTCCAGCACCCACCCCGATCCCCTCCCCAACTGTCACACTGGTGGCGCGCAGCCATCCAACACCCACTTCCCACAGCCCCACTTCAACACCATCACCTGTCATTGTTCCCCAAAGTCCCGGACAGACGCTGGCGCCACCTGCAGCGCCGACATCCACCGCTTGCCTGAGTAAATCCCAGAGTCCAAGCTCCTGTCTGCAGCCTTCTGTCTTTAGTTCCGCCAGAAGCCCTCCGCCCATCCAGATCTCTAAAGCGATGTCTTCTCTCACGTCAAATCCTGCCCTGGCGAGCACAGGCTCCTCCGCCAAAGTCCGCTTCACCGTTCACCCGGTAAAGCAAACCCATCCAGTGCTCGGCTCGAGCCCCGCCCCGGGCTTGAATCGTCCCGCAAATTCAAGCTCAACAAAGCCCCCCTCTTTGGCCGCAACACCCCCCGGTGACTCGGCCGCATCCACTCTCCCTCCGCAACCAAACGCAGTCCCCACACTGGCGCCGGGCCATCCTTCCCGACTTGGTTCGCCCTCACGTACCGCTCCATCAACGCAAACAGCCACCCCGGCGAACGGCGCCTCCCCAAAGGTCGCTCAAACTGAGCCCCAGCTGCCGGTGGCCAGAAAAGACTCAGAGGGGTTGAGGCACAAACTGCCTGCCAACATGTAA
- the LOC125975632 gene encoding potassium/sodium hyperpolarization-activated cyclic nucleotide-gated channel 3 isoform X2 — protein MDGVVGGAGTSSSAGGSGGDSLPCRNGGESKRRSKGNLPSPGYRLSQASLEGEKASLGGDAAAPLGGRNRRLSIMSSGLPFRMAGTPPASVPPAHLPPRSVGFVPSRPALASTSSSAGTGVIVVATGLETTTTTACNTTAAGTPETLGPLSGFGLGLDGEDYSQSNQSTFIQRQFGAMLLPGVNKFSLRMFGSHKAVALEQERLKSAGSWIIHPYSDFRFYWDLLMLVLMMGNLIVLPVGITFFRDENTPSWIIFNVVSDTLFMVDLVLNFRTGIIKEDSTEILLDPRAIRHNYLKSWFLVDFVSSIPVDYIFLMVDSLDSEVYRTARALRIVRFTKILSLLRLLRLSRLIRYIHQWEEIFHMTYDLASAMVRIVNLIGMMLLLCHWDGCLQFLVPMLQDFPPDCWVSKNLMVNDTWGVQYSYALFKAMSHMLCIGYGAQAPEGMTDVWLTMLSMIVGATCYAMFIGHATALIQSLDSSRRQYQEKYKQVEQYMSFHKLPADVRQKIHEYYEHRFQGKMFDEENILGELSEPLKEEIVSFNCRSLVANMPLFANADPNFVTAVLTKLRFEVFQPADFIIREGTMGRKMYFIQHGRVSVLTRGNKETKLSDGSYFGEICLLTRGRRTASVRADTYCRLYSLSVDNFNEVLEEHPMMRRAFETVAVDRLDRIGRKNSVLLRKSSQGGSLGGSMGRGGGRGGGGAGAGAGLTAGSLGSCDSILVQQIVKHDSMPAMQDAIAAAAAAGRGGVMGGGGNGAMSPRPRPVIWAPLVHAPLQTAAATSNVAIALMHQQQQHALGGTFFLPSPLISPSPSSSFPLSPPRAPILQPLRPSVSSLIGMMAMSGMGGLSPRAFPASPSSMGPLGGMTSPPVAKTPPTAAAVPVQQGRPLHYNLRLQGDYPSVLAGSLVTPPAGGASTPPVAKMQSAKPVAASSGPSDGSPAATNQQGAKEALLRHSCQGLPALGRLTQEARLLSASQPTLPHRSWAGVQPHPPLHRKASGGNLLAAPFLAGSLARGGSAGMLSSNPAVHPVANLASGPQIQAPLLPSMYVHCGPHGNPLALSTSPPSAMPVSPTPVQTPRPKATLSAPSRSSSPPPCSTPPSAGTAPLPLASTPRTKPVTSPSPRSSSPSPSSTPPPSSVSAPVPLPQTFGRKSSLSSSPPSPAVAMSPASLQGARVKASSTPPAVSPLSGASPAPTPIPSPTVTLVARSHPTPTSHSPTSTPSPVIVPQSPGQTLAPPAAPTSTACLSKSQSPSSCLQPSVFSSARSPPPIQISKAMSSLTSNPALASTGSSAKVRFTVHPVKQTHPVLGSSPAPGLNRPANSSSTKPPSLAATPPGDSAASTLPPQPNAVPTLAPGHPSRLGSPSRTAPSTQTATPANGASPKVAQTEPQLPVARKDSEGLRHKLPANM, from the exons ATGGATGGGGTGGTGGGGGGTGCGGGGACGTCCAGTAGCGCAGGAGGCTCCGGGGGTGACAGCCTCCCCTGTCGTAACGGAGGCGAGTCCAAGAGGCGTAGCAAGGGTAACCTCCCCTCGCCGGGCTACAGGTTGTCCCAGGCATCCCTGGAGGGCGAGAAGGCTTCTTTGGGGGGGGACGCGGCCGCCCCCTTGGGAGGACGCAACCGGCGCCTCTCCATCATGAGTTCCGGCCTCCCCTTCCGCATGGCCGGCACGCCACCCGCCTCGGTGCCCCCGGCTCACCTTCCGCCCCGCTCGGTGGGATTCGTCCCCTCCCGCCCAGCCCTGGCCTCCACCTCCTCGTCGGCGGGCACAGGGGTGATAGTGGTGGCCACCGGCCTAgagaccaccaccaccaccgcctgCAACACCACAGCAGCGGGGACGCCCGAGACGTTGGGACCGTTGAGTGGGTTTGGCCTGGGCCTGGACGGGGAGGACTACAGCCAGTCCAACCAGAGCACCTTCATCCAGAGGCAGTTTGGAGCCATGCTGCTACCCGGCGTCAACAAGTTCAGCCTGCGCATGTTCGGATCGCACAAGGCCGTTGCTCTGGAGCAGGAACGGCTAAAGTCGGCCGGATCCTGGATCATACACCCCTACAGCGACTTCAG GTTCTACTGGGACCTGTTGATGCTGGTTCTAATGATGGGCAACCTGATTGTGCTGCCGGTGGGCATCACCTTCTTTCGGGATGAGAACACCCCCTCGTGGATCATCTTCAACGTGGTGTCTGACACGCTTTTCATGGTGGACCTGGTTCTCAACTTCCGCACGGGCATCATCAAGGAGGACAGCACAGAGATTCTGCTGGACCCTCG GGCCATCCGCCACAACTACCTGAAGAGCTGGTTCCTGGTGGACTTTGTGTCCTCCATCCCCGTGGACTACATCTTCCTGATGGTGGACAGTCTGGACTCAGAGGTGTACCGGACAGCCCGGGCGCTGCGCATCGTGCGCTTCACCAAAATCCTCAGCCTGCTGCGGCTGCTGCGCCTCTCCCGACTCATCCGCTACATCCACCAGTGGGAGGAG ATCTTTCACATGACGTACGACCTGGCCAGCGCCATGGTGAGGATCGTCAATCTGATCGggatgatgctgctgctgtgccACTGGGACGGCTGCCTGCAGTTCCTGGTGCCCATGCTGCAGGACTTCCCGCCGGACTGCTGGGTCTCCAAGAACCTGATGGTG aaCGACACTTGGGGCGTACAGTACTCGTACGCCCTCTTCAAAGCCATGAGCCACATGCTGTGCATCGGCTATGGTGCCCAGGCCCCGGAGGGCATGACCGACGTGTGGCTCACCATGCTGAGCATGATCGTGGGCGCCACCTGCTACGCCATGTTCATCGGCCACGCTACCGCcctcattcagtcgctggactcGTCGCGTCGACAGTACCAGGAGAAG tacaAGCAGGTGGAGCAGTACATGTCCTTCCACAAGCTTCCTGCAGACGTCCGCCAAAAGATTCACGAGTACTACGAGCACCGCTTCCAAGGGAAGATGTTTGACGAGGAGAACATCCTGGGAGAACTGAGTGAGCCCCTTAaagag GAGATTGTGAGCTTCAACTGCCGCAGCCTGGTGGCCAACATGCCGCTGTTTGCCAACGCTGACCCAAACTTTGTGACGGCCGTGCTGACCAAGCTCCGCTTTGAGGTCTTTCAGCCGGCCGACTTCATCATCCGAGAGGGCACGATGGGGAGGAAGATGTACTTCATCCAGCACGGCCGCGTCAGCGTGCTCACCCGCGGCAACAAGGAGACCAAACTCAGCGACGGCTCCTACTTTGGAG AAATCTGCCTGTTGACACGAGGGCGGCGGACGGCCAGCGTGCGCGCCGACACGTATTGCCGTCTGTACTCGCTCAGTGTAGACAACTTCAACGAGGTTCTGGAGGAGCACCCCATGATGCGGCGGGCCTTCGAGACCGTTGCTGTCGACCGATTGGACCGGATAG GCAGGAAGAACTCTGTGCTGCTACGCAAGTCCTCTCAAGGAGGCTCACTCGGGGGCAGCATGGGCCGCGGCGGGGgtcggggaggaggaggtgCGGGAGCGGGCGCCGGGCTGACGGCGGGCAGCCTGGGCTCCTGCGACAGCATTTTGGTGCAGCAAATCGTCAAGCACGACAGCATGCCAGCCATGCAGGACGCCatcgcggcggcggcagcggcgggaaGAGGCGGCGTCATGGGAGGCGGCGGCAACGGCGCCATGTCCCCCAGGCCACGCCCCGTCATCTGGGCACCACTGGTGCACGCCCCGCTGCAGACAGCGGCCGCCACTAGCAACGTGGCCATCGCCCTcatgcaccagcagcagcagcacgcgCTGGGAGGCACGTTCTTCCTGCCTTCCCCTCTGATCTCGCCGTCTCCCTCCTCCTCGTTTCCGCTCTCGCCTCCTCGGGCTCCCATTTTGCAACCCTTGCGCCCCTCCGTTAGCTCCCTCATCGGAATGATGGCCATGAGCGGGATGGGAGGTTTGTCCCCCAGAGCGTTCCCTGCCTCCCCCTCCAGCATGGGCCCACTGGGCGGGATGACTTCCCCGCCGGTGGCCAAAACTCCTCCCACCGCTGCCGCTGTGCCAGTCCAACAAGGAAGGCCTCTTCACTACAACCTGCGCCTCCAGGGCGATTACCCCTCGGTGCTCGCCGGATCCCTGGTCACCCCACCTGCCGGAGGAGCGTCAACGCCACCCGTCGCCAAGATGCAGAGCGCCAAGCCTGTTGCTGCCTCCTCCGGCCCCTCGGACGGCAGCCCCGCTGCGACCAACCAGCAGGGGGCCAAAGAAGCTCTGCTGCGCCACAGTTGTCAAGGCCTGCCCGCCTTGGGCAGACTGACCCAGGAGGCCAGGCTGCTGTCGGCGTCGCAGCCCACGCTGCCTCACCGCTCCTGGGCCGGAGTGCAGCCTCACCCGCCTCTCCATCGCAAGGCCTCCGGAGGCAATTTGCTGGCGGCTCCTTTCCTGGCGGGGTCGCTGGCTCGAGGTGGCAGCGCAGGAATGCTGAGCTCCAACCCTGCGGTGCATCCCGTCGCAAATCTCGCATCCGGTCCGCAGATCCAAGCGCCTCTTCTGCCTAGCATGTACGTGCATTGCGGCCCGCACGGCAATCCTTTGGCTCTCTCCACATCTCCACCATCTGCCATGCCAGTGTCCCCGACGCCGGTGCAGACGCCCCGCCCCAAAGCGACTCTGAGCGCGCCTTCCCGCTCGTCCTCGCCGCCGCCCTGCTCCACTCCTCCCTCGGCAGGAACCGCCCCGCTGCCGCTCGCGTCAACTCCACGGACCAAACCTGTGACCAGCCCTTCTCCCCGCTCTTCATCTCCCTCGCCCTCCTCCACACCTCCTCCTTCGTCTGTTTCCGCTCCGGTTCCACTACCCCAGACATTTGGACGCAAGTCGTCTCTGAGCTCTTCACCGCCATCACCTGCGGTCGCCATGTCCCCGGCATCCCTGCAAGGCGCACGGGTAAAGGCGTCGAGCACACCGCCCGCGGTGTCACCACTGTCTGGCGCCAGTCCAGCACCCACCCCGATCCCCTCCCCAACTGTCACACTGGTGGCGCGCAGCCATCCAACACCCACTTCCCACAGCCCCACTTCAACACCATCACCTGTCATTGTTCCCCAAAGTCCCGGACAGACGCTGGCGCCACCTGCAGCGCCGACATCCACCGCTTGCCTGAGTAAATCCCAGAGTCCAAGCTCCTGTCTGCAGCCTTCTGTCTTTAGTTCCGCCAGAAGCCCTCCGCCCATCCAGATCTCTAAAGCGATGTCTTCTCTCACGTCAAATCCTGCCCTGGCGAGCACAGGCTCCTCCGCCAAAGTCCGCTTCACCGTTCACCCGGTAAAGCAAACCCATCCAGTGCTCGGCTCGAGCCCCGCCCCGGGCTTGAATCGTCCCGCAAATTCAAGCTCAACAAAGCCCCCCTCTTTGGCCGCAACACCCCCCGGTGACTCGGCCGCATCCACTCTCCCTCCGCAACCAAACGCAGTCCCCACACTGGCGCCGGGCCATCCTTCCCGACTTGGTTCGCCCTCACGTACCGCTCCATCAACGCAAACAGCCACCCCGGCGAACGGCGCCTCCCCAAAGGTCGCTCAAACTGAGCCCCAGCTGCCGGTGGCCAGAAAAGACTCAGAGGGGTTGAGGCACAAACTGCCTGCCAACATGTAA